The DNA sequence GCCTTCCGGGCCGGTCTGGTGCGTCACGAGCTGCATGCCCAGGATCTGCTCGGCCAGACGACGCACGTCGTCCAGGCTCTTGGCGACCTTCACGCCGCCGCCCTTGCCGCGGCCACCCGCGTGGATCTGCGCCTTCACGACCCACACCGGGCCGCCCAGCTTCTGTGCGGCTTCCACCGCCTCCTGCACCGTGAACGCCGGGTAGCCGCGCGGCACCGGCACGTCGAACTGGCGCAGGACTTCCTTGCCTTGGTATTCGTGGATCTTCATCGGGTTGAACTCTTGGGGAGAATGGGAACGATGCGGGACTGCATGGCGTAGTGGTGGCGCGCAGCAGCGGGCGCCCCGTTCGGCGTCGATGCCGAAGCCCGGGGACTTTAGCATGCTGCACTGCCGCAACCCTATGCGTGGTAACCGCCATGTACCAGCCGACGTTGCAGAACAGGACAGCGATCGAGCAGGGCCGGGACAAGCCGGCGCAACGATGGATCAGTCCGGATCGTCGGCAGAGGAGGCGTCGAAGGACTCCGGCAGTTCACCCTTGAGGACCCGCCGCACGACCTCGCCCGAGAAGCCGCGCGCCATCAGGAACCGCACTTGTCGACCCTGTTCGCGCGGGTCCGTCGCCGGGCTGCCGAAGCGGCGGGCCCACACGGCGTGGGCGCGCGCCAGCTCGCTGGGCTGCAGCTCCTCCAGTGCCGCGCGCATCTGGTCGGCCGTGATGCCCTTGAGGCTCAGCTCCTGTCGGATGCGGGCCACGCCATGACCGGCCGCGCGGCGGTGGACCACCGAGGCGACAAACCGCTCCTCGCTCAGGAAGCCGCGTTGCTGAAGCTCGTCCAGCACGCGCTCGATCTCGGCCTGGTCTTCGGCGTGCGGGGCGAGCTTGCGCATCAGTTCGCTGCGCGAATGTTCGCGTGCAGCGAGGTACTTCAGCGCCCGGCCCTTGAGACTGAGCGTGGCTTGCACCCTCGGCTCCGTCCGGACGGTCAGGCCTTGTTGCTGCTGCCCATGGGGGGCAGCAGGCTGATGCCGAGCGACTCGCGGATGCGGTTCTCGATCTCGTACGCCAGATCGGGGTTCTCGCGCAGGAACTCGCGCGAGTTGTCCTTGCCCTGGCCGATCTTCTCGCCCTTGTAGGCGTACCAGGCGCCAGACTTGTCGACGATCTTGGCGGCAACGCCCAGGTCGATGATCTCGCCTTCGCGGCTGATGCCCTCACCGTAGAGGATGTCGAAGTCGGCGGTCTTGAACGGCGGAGCGACCTTGTTCTTCACGACCTTGACGCGGGTCTCGCTGCCGATGACTTCCTCGCCTTTCTTGATCGAGCCGACGCGGCGGATGTCCAGACGCACGGAGGCGTAGAACTTCAGCGCGTTGCCGCCGGTGGTGGTCTCGGGGCTGCCGAACATCACGCCGATCTTCATGCGGATCTGGTTGATGAAGATGACCATGCAGTTGGTCTTCTTGATCGTGGCGGTGAGCTTGCGCAGGGCCTGGCTCATGAGCCGCGCCTGCAGCCCGGGCAGGGAGTCGCCCATCTCGCCTTCGAGTTCAGCCTTGGGGGTCAGTGCCGCCACCGAGTCGATGACGATCAGATCGACCGAGCCCGAACGCACCAAGGCATCGACGATCTCCAGCGCCTGCTCGCCGGTGTCGGGCTGGCTGATCAGCAGGTCCTGCAGGTTGACGCCGAGTTTCTGCGCGTACTGGGCATCCAGCGCGTGTTCGGCGTCGATGAAGGCGCAGACGCCGGCGAGCTTCTGCATCTCGGCGATGACCTGCAGCGTCAGCGTGGTCTTGCCCGAGGACTCCGGACCGTAGATCTCGACGACGCGGCCGCGGGGCAGGCCGCCGACACCGAGCGCGATGTCCAGCCCCAGCGAGCCGGTGGAGCACACCTGGATGTCGGCGACGACCTCGCCTTCGCCCAGGCGCATGATCGAGCCTTTGCCGAACTGCTTTTCGATCTGGGCCAGCGCGGCCTGCAGGGCCTTGGCTTTTTCGGTGCTGAGGGCGGTGCTGTTCGGATTGGCTTTGCTCGGTGCGTCCATCGACATTCTCCTGGGTGGATGCGTCATTATGCCCAATGCTGGATGTCTGTACAGCTTTTTGCTGGGCCCCGGCGCCCGTGCTGGCGTGGTTTTTCTGCAGGCCTTGGTGCATTGCGTCAAGGCATGGCATCTGTACCGATGCGGCACATTCCCGGGCTTTCTACAATCACGGCCAAGCCCCCGTCCACAGGGGTAATGAGGAGACAGGCGCCATGCGCATTCTGATCGCTGAAGATGACCAGATTCTGGCCGATGGCTTGCTGCGCAGCCTGCGTTCGGCAGGATATGCGGTGGACCATGTGGGCAATGGATCGGAGGCCGACGCGGCTCTGGCAGCCCACGAATTCGACATGCTGATACTGGACCTGGGCCTGCCCAAGCTGCACGGCCTGGAGGTGCTGAAGAAGCTGCGGGCGCGCGGTTCGGCGGTGCCGGTGCTGATCCTGACGGCGGCCGACAGCATCGAGCAGCGGGTCAAGGGCCTGGATCTCGGGGCCGACGACTACATGGCCAAGCCCTTTTCGCTGCAGGAGCTCGAAGCGCGCGTGCGGGCGCTGACCCGGCGTGGGCTGGGATCCGCCAGCGCGCTGATCAAGCACGGGCCGCTCACCTTCGACGCCACCGGTCGCGTGGCCTACATCAACGAGCAGATGATCGACCTGTCGGCGCGCGAGCTGAGCCTGCTGGAGGTGCTGCTGCAGCGTGCGGGGCGCCTTGTCAGCAAGGACCAGCTCGTCGAGCGCCTGTGCGAGTGGGGCGAGGAGGTGAGCAACAACGCCATCGAGGGCTACATCCACCGCCTGCGCAAGAAGATCGAGCAGGGACCGATCCGCATCGCCACCGTCCGGGGTCTGGGCTACTGCCTTGAGAAGATCGCCGCGACCTGAGGCGGCGGCGCGCCGACGCGAACAGCGCTCGCTGTTCGGCGAGATCCTGGACTGGATGCTCGCGCCACTGCTGCTGCTGTGGCCGATGAGCCTGGCGCTGACGTGGCTGGCAGCACAGG is a window from the Sphaerotilus montanus genome containing:
- the recA gene encoding recombinase RecA, with protein sequence MDAPSKANPNSTALSTEKAKALQAALAQIEKQFGKGSIMRLGEGEVVADIQVCSTGSLGLDIALGVGGLPRGRVVEIYGPESSGKTTLTLQVIAEMQKLAGVCAFIDAEHALDAQYAQKLGVNLQDLLISQPDTGEQALEIVDALVRSGSVDLIVIDSVAALTPKAELEGEMGDSLPGLQARLMSQALRKLTATIKKTNCMVIFINQIRMKIGVMFGSPETTTGGNALKFYASVRLDIRRVGSIKKGEEVIGSETRVKVVKNKVAPPFKTADFDILYGEGISREGEIIDLGVAAKIVDKSGAWYAYKGEKIGQGKDNSREFLRENPDLAYEIENRIRESLGISLLPPMGSSNKA
- the recX gene encoding recombination regulator RecX; this encodes MQATLSLKGRALKYLAAREHSRSELMRKLAPHAEDQAEIERVLDELQQRGFLSEERFVASVVHRRAAGHGVARIRQELSLKGITADQMRAALEELQPSELARAHAVWARRFGSPATDPREQGRQVRFLMARGFSGEVVRRVLKGELPESFDASSADDPD
- a CDS encoding response regulator; this encodes MRILIAEDDQILADGLLRSLRSAGYAVDHVGNGSEADAALAAHEFDMLILDLGLPKLHGLEVLKKLRARGSAVPVLILTAADSIEQRVKGLDLGADDYMAKPFSLQELEARVRALTRRGLGSASALIKHGPLTFDATGRVAYINEQMIDLSARELSLLEVLLQRAGRLVSKDQLVERLCEWGEEVSNNAIEGYIHRLRKKIEQGPIRIATVRGLGYCLEKIAAT